In Lutra lutra chromosome 6, mLutLut1.2, whole genome shotgun sequence, the following are encoded in one genomic region:
- the SRSF12 gene encoding serine/arginine-rich splicing factor 12 isoform X3, translating into MKSKERHPCSPSDHRRSRSPSQRRTRSRSSSWGRNRRRSDSLKESRHRRFSYSQSKSRSKSLPRRSTSARQSRTPRRNSGSRGRSRSKSLPKRSKSIGKSQSSSPQKQTSSGTKSRSHGRHSDSIARSPCKSPKGYTNSEVKAQTAKHSHFRSHSRSRSYRHKNSW; encoded by the exons ATGAAATCAAAAGAACGTCACCCTTGTTCTCCAAGTGATCATAGGAGATCAAGAAGCCCCAGCCAAAGGAGAACTCGAAGTAGAAGTTCTTCATGGGGAAGAAATAGGAGACGGTCTGATAGCCTTAAAGA GTCTCGACACAGGCGATTTTCTTATAGCCAATCTAAATCTCGCTCCAAATCACTACCAAGGCGGTCTACCTCAGCAAGGCAGTCAAGAACTCCAAGAAGGAATTCTGGTTCTAGAGGACGGTCACGGTCCAAGTCCTTACCAAAAAGGTCCAAGTCAATTGGAAAATCACAATCAAGTTCACCTCAAAAGCAGACTAGCTCAGGAACAAAATCAAGATCACATGGAAGACATTCTGACTCCATAGCAAGATCCCCTTGTAAATCTCCCAAGGGGTATACCAATTCTGAAGTTAAAGCACAAACAGCAAAACACTCTCATTTTCGATCACATTCCAGATCTCGGAGTTATCGTCATAAAAACAGCTGGTGA